One part of the Tolypothrix sp. NIES-4075 genome encodes these proteins:
- a CDS encoding helix-turn-helix domain-containing protein gives MSIADISYKVGFANQGHLTNHFKRLLGVTPKVVRDK, from the coding sequence TTGTCGATCGCGGATATCAGTTATAAGGTTGGCTTTGCCAATCAGGGGCATTTAACCAATCATTTTAAGCGCTTACTGGGAGTCACGCCTAAGGTCGTTCGAGACAAATAG
- a CDS encoding glycosyltransferase family 4 protein, which produces MRILIYSYNYYPEPIGIAPLMTELAEGLVKRGHEVRVVTAMPNYPERQIYEGYRGKLYVNEYKNGVQIQRSYVWIRPQPNLLDRVLLDASFVVSSFLPALFGWRPDVILSTSPSLPVCIPTTLLGWLYNCPVVLNLQDILPEAAVHVGLLKNKFLIQVFATLEKFAYRTATKISVIADGFVENLRSKGVPANKIVQIPNWVDVNFIRPLPKENNAFRTAHNLDGKFVVLYSGNIALTQGLETVVKAAAALRDVPDIAFVIVGEAKGLQRLQQECQDIGADNVLLLPFQPREKLPEMLAAADVGLVVQKKNVISFNMPSKIQVLLASGRALVASVPDNGTAARAIKQSCGGVVVTPEDSQALAAAVLDLYRNPEKVKTLGYNSRQFAIEQYSFDQALNNYELLCYSVKAQTPVIESTVVSKQEV; this is translated from the coding sequence ATGCGTATTTTAATTTACTCCTACAACTACTATCCAGAACCAATTGGTATCGCCCCTCTAATGACTGAATTAGCAGAGGGACTAGTCAAACGCGGGCACGAAGTACGCGTAGTTACTGCTATGCCTAACTACCCTGAACGTCAAATATACGAGGGTTATCGCGGCAAGTTATATGTTAATGAATATAAAAATGGCGTTCAAATCCAACGCAGTTATGTTTGGATTCGTCCTCAACCCAACTTGCTAGATCGAGTGTTGCTAGATGCTAGCTTCGTTGTCTCCAGTTTTTTGCCCGCGCTTTTTGGCTGGCGTCCAGATGTAATTCTCTCCACCTCGCCATCTCTGCCGGTTTGCATCCCAACTACTCTTTTAGGATGGCTGTACAATTGCCCGGTAGTGTTAAATCTTCAAGATATATTACCAGAAGCCGCTGTCCACGTCGGTTTACTCAAAAATAAATTTCTCATCCAAGTATTTGCGACTTTAGAAAAATTTGCCTATCGCACTGCTACCAAAATTAGCGTCATCGCGGATGGTTTTGTAGAAAATTTGCGTTCTAAAGGTGTACCTGCTAACAAAATTGTGCAAATTCCTAACTGGGTTGATGTTAATTTTATCCGCCCTTTACCTAAAGAAAATAACGCTTTTCGTACCGCACACAACCTAGACGGCAAATTTGTCGTTTTGTATTCGGGAAATATTGCCCTCACCCAAGGCTTAGAAACTGTTGTGAAAGCTGCTGCTGCGTTGCGGGATGTTCCCGATATTGCTTTTGTGATTGTGGGTGAGGCAAAAGGTTTGCAGCGATTGCAACAAGAATGTCAAGATATCGGTGCAGATAACGTTTTGCTACTGCCTTTTCAACCCCGCGAAAAGCTGCCAGAAATGTTAGCTGCTGCTGATGTCGGTTTGGTGGTGCAAAAGAAAAATGTTATATCCTTCAATATGCCATCAAAAATTCAAGTGCTACTTGCTAGCGGTCGGGCGTTAGTCGCGTCTGTACCCGATAATGGTACAGCAGCAAGAGCGATTAAACAAAGCTGCGGGGGTGTTGTGGTGACTCCAGAAGACTCGCAAGCTTTAGCAGCAGCAGTTTTAGACTTGTACCGAAATCCAGAAAAAGTTAAAACTCTCGGTTATAACAGTCGCCAATTTGCGATTGAGCAATATTCGTTTGACCAAGCCTTAAATAATTATGAGTTGTTGTGTTACTCAGTCAAGGCACAGACTCCAGTTATTGAGTCTACGGTAGTGTCAAAACAAGAAGTGTAA
- a CDS encoding alpha/beta hydrolase gives MSDYSTITAAIIQQAKKLENTLPIKNEACRPKFFFHPEPTAKVFLFFHGFTAGPYQFEPLGKALFEAGYNVLVPLQPGHGVAGKWDKDNPPPLPSEIEIYQQFALSWLQVAQKLGNEVIVGGLSTGGNLAAWLALERPQEIERSLLFAPSLGSNNAVVDFLIEVLPIYYEWLNKDNSGNFGYDGFLIPSFRIFLDMGKEIIQRVEKEPTVPMFVIYSESDRAINHHEIKTLFESILKQQPSWYHRFDKSLEIPHTMMTKAEGNKYQDLLITLVKAYVQSDITWDELIKVGYLILQGKTFEAAVSELGLGERVTPDLSVLVAVMDEKMIIEAYK, from the coding sequence ATGTCTGACTATTCGACCATAACAGCAGCGATTATCCAGCAAGCTAAAAAGCTTGAGAATACTTTACCAATAAAAAACGAAGCTTGCCGCCCAAAATTCTTTTTTCACCCCGAACCTACTGCAAAAGTTTTCCTTTTTTTCCACGGTTTTACTGCGGGTCCTTATCAATTTGAACCGTTGGGAAAAGCATTATTTGAAGCTGGTTATAATGTTTTAGTTCCGTTGCAGCCCGGTCATGGAGTCGCGGGAAAATGGGACAAGGATAATCCACCACCTTTGCCAAGTGAAATTGAAATTTATCAACAATTTGCTCTTTCTTGGTTGCAAGTTGCTCAAAAGTTAGGAAATGAAGTAATAGTCGGCGGATTATCTACCGGAGGAAATTTAGCAGCTTGGTTAGCACTAGAACGTCCCCAAGAAATTGAGCGAAGTTTATTATTTGCGCCATCTCTTGGCAGTAATAATGCAGTAGTAGATTTTTTAATAGAAGTGCTGCCTATTTATTACGAATGGTTAAATAAAGATAATTCTGGTAACTTTGGCTATGATGGCTTTTTGATTCCATCATTTCGGATATTTTTGGATATGGGGAAAGAGATTATTCAGCGCGTGGAAAAAGAGCCAACAGTGCCGATGTTTGTAATTTATAGTGAAAGCGATCGCGCTATCAATCACCATGAAATAAAGACTTTATTTGAATCTATATTGAAACAGCAGCCATCATGGTATCACCGCTTTGATAAAAGCCTAGAAATTCCCCACACGATGATGACTAAAGCTGAAGGAAATAAATATCAAGATTTGCTGATTACTTTGGTTAAAGCTTATGTGCAAAGCGATATAACTTGGGATGAATTGATAAAAGTGGGTTATTTGATACTTCAAGGAAAAACTTTTGAGGCTGCTGTGAGTGAATTAGGTTTAGGTGAAAGAGTTACTCCAGATTTATCAGTTTTGGTGGCGGTGATGGATGAGAAAATGATTATTGAAGCTTATAAGTGA
- a CDS encoding asparaginase: MTRGKRTQAAALEVRLLREGIIESRHIVQAVVCDERGRVLSVAGNAETATFVRSALKPFQALAVTSTGTLERYDLSDRDLAIIVSSHKGTIEQVRQAFNILWRADLDPSALQCPIPEGKKSRLEYNCSGKHAGMLAVCQQRHFPLNNYLERKHPIQQLIVSKVAELLRMPAEEFISARDDCGVPTYFMQLAQIASLYALLASGNNLDMERIVRAMTHHPNLVAGDGEFDTELMRLAPGELVSKSGAEGVQCISRLGEGMGLAIKVIDGAKRAKYAVAIHVLQQMGWISPSVAQSLSEKFMNFGKYKRLEVVGELSLL, from the coding sequence ATGACCAGGGGAAAACGAACTCAAGCGGCAGCACTTGAAGTAAGGTTGCTGCGGGAAGGGATTATTGAATCGAGGCACATAGTCCAAGCTGTTGTCTGCGATGAACGGGGACGGGTGCTATCCGTTGCGGGAAACGCCGAAACAGCAACTTTTGTCCGTTCAGCCCTCAAACCATTTCAGGCACTGGCTGTTACCAGCACAGGTACACTGGAACGTTATGATTTGAGCGATCGCGACTTAGCAATTATCGTATCTTCTCACAAAGGTACAATCGAGCAGGTACGACAAGCATTTAATATACTTTGGCGTGCCGATCTCGATCCCAGCGCACTTCAATGTCCGATTCCCGAAGGAAAAAAAAGTCGTTTAGAATACAACTGCTCTGGTAAACATGCGGGGATGTTAGCCGTGTGTCAGCAGCGCCATTTTCCTTTAAATAACTACTTGGAACGCAAACACCCCATCCAGCAGTTGATTGTCAGCAAAGTAGCAGAATTGCTACGAATGCCGGCAGAAGAATTTATCAGCGCTCGTGATGATTGTGGTGTTCCTACTTATTTCATGCAACTTGCTCAAATAGCGTCTTTATATGCTCTGCTAGCGTCGGGTAACAATTTGGATATGGAACGTATAGTCCGTGCCATGACTCATCATCCCAATTTGGTCGCAGGAGACGGAGAATTTGATACAGAACTAATGCGCTTGGCTCCAGGAGAACTGGTAAGTAAATCCGGCGCCGAAGGAGTGCAGTGCATTTCTCGACTTGGTGAAGGCATGGGATTGGCAATTAAAGTCATAGATGGAGCAAAGCGAGCAAAATACGCCGTTGCTATTCACGTGCTTCAGCAGATGGGCTGGATTAGCCCCAGCGTCGCTCAAAGCCTGTCAGAAAAGTTTATGAACTTCGGTAAATACAAGCGTTTAGAAGTTGTTGGAGAATTATCACTTTTGTAG
- a CDS encoding DUF3318 domain-containing protein yields the protein MTSYATSSAKAEMSELRRLKNLLPPELQSWVTVEGTTEVNPPLVRCEEIGKDQVEIQIDLVKWDALAMDQRNLLFWHEVARVQNDTIPKDGWEMAALAIGLGGAVGELWVQDGLLLVLAMALCGVSGWRLYQKNNGEKQIRELIDADEKAIALATRFGYSLPNAYKSLGSALKTLIDSTPSKRQRSKYEGRLSALKRSANKAKAKSKTIDDGGM from the coding sequence ATGACATCCTATGCAACCTCCTCTGCCAAAGCGGAAATGAGTGAACTTCGGCGGTTGAAAAACTTACTACCACCAGAATTGCAGAGCTGGGTAACGGTTGAAGGCACAACTGAGGTTAATCCACCCCTGGTCCGCTGCGAAGAAATTGGCAAAGACCAGGTAGAAATCCAAATTGACCTGGTGAAATGGGATGCGCTCGCAATGGATCAGCGTAACCTACTTTTTTGGCACGAAGTCGCCCGCGTGCAAAATGACACGATCCCCAAAGATGGATGGGAAATGGCGGCTCTAGCGATTGGTTTAGGCGGTGCTGTCGGTGAATTGTGGGTGCAGGATGGATTGCTGCTGGTGTTAGCTATGGCTCTTTGTGGCGTTTCCGGGTGGCGATTATATCAAAAGAATAATGGCGAAAAGCAAATAAGAGAACTGATCGACGCAGATGAAAAAGCGATCGCACTCGCAACTCGCTTTGGTTATAGTCTCCCCAACGCTTACAAAAGTCTCGGTAGCGCCTTAAAAACCCTGATTGACAGCACTCCCAGCAAGCGGCAACGCTCTAAATACGAAGGACGCCTTTCTGCACTCAAACGCAGCGCTAATAAAGCAAAAGCTAAATCTAAGACTATTGATGATGGGGGAATGTAG
- a CDS encoding GFA family protein, translating to MGIKFTGGCLCGAVRYECSAEPLAMANCHCRDCQRATGSAYASALLVSQSAVTITGDVKYYDAIADSGSIVGRGFCPNCGSRLFSKPPIPEFMGIMAGSLDDPSWFRPVMDIYTSKAQPWDYMNPDLHKFAKMPPMLHSAS from the coding sequence ATGGGGATAAAATTTACTGGTGGTTGTCTGTGCGGAGCTGTCCGCTACGAATGTTCAGCGGAACCGCTTGCGATGGCTAATTGCCACTGTCGCGATTGTCAACGAGCCACAGGAAGTGCCTATGCTTCCGCGCTTCTGGTGTCCCAGAGTGCAGTCACCATCACCGGAGATGTGAAATACTATGACGCGATCGCTGATAGCGGCAGCATTGTTGGTCGAGGCTTTTGCCCAAACTGCGGTTCCCGATTATTTAGCAAACCCCCGATCCCTGAGTTTATGGGCATTATGGCAGGCAGTCTCGATGACCCAAGCTGGTTTAGACCTGTGATGGATATTTACACTAGCAAAGCCCAGCCGTGGGATTACATGAACCCGGATCTGCACAAGTTCGCCAAGATGCCACCGATGCTCCATTCCGCATCATGA
- a CDS encoding esterase-like activity of phytase family protein, producing MMKAKHWLSVLSCSVMVCAASITGYATSAYGLTLTNTLTIPGESTDLLPSAENSANVNRLGFFSDLYYDRYQNVYYGLSDRGPGGGVIDYNPRVEKFSLDVDSKTGAIANFKLLDTILFTKDGQNFNGLKPDLLPNGNKASLGLSLDSEGFAVASNGNFYVSDEYGPSVYEFSPTGSFIRAFATPENIIPKQSDGTINYVDGRPTITTGRQDNRGFEGLTLSPDGSKLYTLLQDPLVNEGSPDGRRGRNIRLVEFDTKTGKSTAQYIYQLESLADINDRIPGTDDDFGANSQGRNIGISAITALNDKEFLVLERDNRGFGVDALLGLTENPSTTPQPVASKRVYKINLTDATDVSGISLANTNTLLGGINPVNKSLFLDIAKALSPDNPGDWTKIAEKMEGLAIGPQLKDGSYTLLIGTDNDYSVTQIGDQLTQYDICSNNNGTSVSRLPIDKGCPTGQKLVPGYLYSFKVTAGELGNFIPPSKKVPEPTATVGIMLLGLSGFWLKRRIR from the coding sequence ATGATGAAAGCAAAACATTGGCTTTCGGTATTAAGCTGTTCGGTGATGGTCTGTGCAGCGAGTATTACGGGGTATGCAACATCAGCCTACGGTCTTACTCTGACCAATACTCTGACAATTCCTGGTGAAAGTACGGATTTATTGCCCTCAGCGGAAAATAGTGCCAATGTTAACCGATTGGGATTTTTCTCGGATCTTTACTACGATCGCTACCAGAACGTTTATTACGGTTTAAGCGATCGCGGTCCGGGTGGCGGTGTGATTGACTACAATCCGCGAGTAGAGAAATTTTCTTTGGATGTTGACTCAAAAACGGGGGCGATCGCTAACTTTAAATTATTAGACACTATTCTTTTCACCAAGGATGGTCAAAACTTCAACGGCTTGAAGCCTGATTTATTACCTAACGGCAATAAAGCATCTCTTGGTCTTAGCCTTGACTCAGAGGGGTTTGCTGTCGCTTCTAACGGCAATTTCTACGTCTCTGATGAATATGGTCCGTCTGTCTACGAATTCAGTCCTACAGGCTCATTTATCCGGGCATTTGCAACTCCAGAAAATATAATTCCCAAACAAAGTGATGGGACAATTAACTATGTTGATGGTCGTCCAACCATCACCACCGGTCGTCAAGATAATCGAGGATTTGAAGGATTGACTCTTAGTCCAGATGGCAGCAAACTATATACATTGCTGCAAGACCCCTTGGTAAATGAAGGTTCGCCAGATGGTCGGCGCGGTCGCAATATAAGATTAGTAGAATTTGATACGAAAACAGGTAAAAGTACTGCTCAGTACATTTATCAATTAGAAAGTTTGGCAGATATTAATGATCGCATTCCCGGAACTGATGATGATTTTGGGGCAAATTCCCAAGGTCGCAATATTGGGATCAGTGCAATTACAGCTTTGAATGACAAAGAATTTTTGGTGCTAGAACGAGATAATCGCGGGTTTGGGGTAGACGCACTACTAGGTCTAACTGAAAACCCATCGACAACACCACAGCCTGTTGCTAGCAAGCGTGTATATAAGATTAACCTTACGGATGCAACCGATGTTAGCGGTATCAGTCTGGCAAATACTAATACTTTGCTAGGGGGGATCAATCCCGTCAACAAATCGCTATTTTTGGATATTGCAAAAGCTTTGAGTCCAGATAATCCGGGAGATTGGACAAAGATAGCAGAAAAAATGGAAGGACTAGCGATCGGTCCGCAACTTAAAGATGGTTCCTATACGCTGCTAATTGGCACTGATAATGATTACAGCGTGACGCAAATCGGCGATCAGTTAACTCAGTATGATATTTGCAGTAACAATAATGGTACTAGCGTTAGTCGCCTACCCATCGACAAAGGCTGTCCTACAGGTCAAAAGTTAGTCCCTGGCTACCTTTATTCATTTAAAGTGACTGCCGGTGAGTTAGGCAACTTTATTCCACCATCTAAGAAAGTACCAGAACCAACAGCAACTGTTGGGATAATGCTGCTAGGTTTGAGTGGCTTTTGGCTGAAACGGCGAATCAGGTAA
- a CDS encoding CGLD27 family protein yields the protein MINSSVSNCPVPAEQQPLNEYEELKISWLFRDCTLSWRDYIIKMVWIWGLSWVVAAPVAAASFSPNKYIAQFLLCGSGGASVGVVLGLIRLYLGWSYIRDRLYSPVIFYEESGWYDGQTWAKPQSVLMRDRLIVSYEIKPIIRRLQITSLAIALLLVLGTIIWHLL from the coding sequence ATGATAAATTCCTCGGTTTCAAATTGCCCAGTTCCCGCTGAACAGCAACCGCTGAATGAGTATGAAGAATTAAAAATTTCTTGGCTATTTCGTGATTGCACTTTAAGTTGGCGCGATTATATCATAAAAATGGTTTGGATTTGGGGTTTATCTTGGGTGGTGGCAGCACCAGTGGCGGCAGCAAGTTTTAGCCCAAATAAGTATATTGCCCAATTTCTGCTGTGTGGATCTGGTGGAGCGAGTGTAGGGGTAGTTCTGGGACTGATAAGGCTGTATTTGGGTTGGTCTTATATACGCGATCGCCTGTATAGTCCGGTAATATTTTATGAAGAATCAGGTTGGTACGACGGACAAACTTGGGCAAAACCCCAATCCGTCCTAATGCGCGATCGCTTAATCGTTAGCTATGAAATTAAACCAATTATTCGACGCTTACAAATAACGAGTCTTGCGATCGCGCTGTTGCTAGTTCTTGGTACGATAATTTGGCATTTACTTTAA
- the rsfS gene encoding ribosome silencing factor: protein MSDYYQGIPSQSIFLSEKALLRSSTDSDQMSRKLAESIVEAASDRKAGDIVLLRVTEVSYLADYFVMMTGYSRVQVRAIADAIEEKVFTELQRNPLRTAGKAEGNWVLQDYGDIIVHVMMPKEREFYNLEAFWGHAERIEYPKPDEGGGKPT from the coding sequence ATGTCTGATTATTACCAAGGAATTCCATCACAATCTATATTTTTAAGCGAGAAAGCACTTCTTCGCTCATCAACTGACAGCGACCAGATGAGTAGAAAGTTAGCGGAAAGTATCGTCGAAGCAGCATCAGATCGCAAAGCAGGTGATATTGTACTGCTAAGGGTAACAGAAGTATCTTACTTGGCGGATTACTTTGTGATGATGACTGGTTATTCAAGAGTACAAGTAAGAGCGATCGCCGACGCAATAGAAGAAAAAGTCTTTACAGAGTTACAACGAAATCCCTTGCGGACAGCAGGAAAAGCCGAGGGAAATTGGGTTTTGCAAGACTACGGCGACATAATCGTTCATGTGATGATGCCAAAAGAACGCGAGTTTTATAATTTAGAAGCGTTTTGGGGTCATGCAGAACGCATAGAATATCCAAAACCGGATGAGGGTGGGGGTAAACCAACATGA
- a CDS encoding HNH endonuclease: MARSYIPIEIDRRVRNAARNRCGYCLSPQHLVMARLEIEHIIPISKGGSNDESNLWLACPLCNGYKSDKTTGIDLETRETVKLFNPRNQVWSEHFCWTEDGLRIVGKTPTGRASVAVLHLSDDPDALEVRSYWVLAGWHPPED; the protein is encoded by the coding sequence ATGGCTCGAAGTTATATCCCTATAGAGATAGACCGTCGTGTCCGCAATGCTGCTAGAAACCGTTGTGGTTATTGCTTAAGTCCTCAACATTTAGTGATGGCACGTTTGGAGATTGAACACATTATCCCGATTTCTAAAGGTGGCAGCAATGATGAATCGAACTTGTGGTTAGCTTGTCCACTTTGTAATGGCTACAAAAGCGATAAAACGACAGGAATTGACCTGGAGACGAGGGAAACCGTAAAACTTTTTAACCCGCGTAACCAAGTTTGGTCTGAACATTTTTGCTGGACTGAAGATGGTTTGCGTATTGTTGGCAAAACACCAACTGGTCGCGCTTCTGTTGCAGTTTTACATTTAAGTGATGATCCGGATGCCTTAGAAGTTCGCAGTTATTGGGTGCTTGCTGGTTGGCATCCTCCAGAGGATTAA
- a CDS encoding exopolysaccharide biosynthesis polyprenyl glycosylphosphotransferase, producing the protein MTSQPKEVDFPVTSLNDTAIVQIPARLSVLEAVTFKQTCQELIEVNSHPKQIIIDFHQTTFMDSSGLGALVSNLKSAQEKGIAFTLQKVTPQVMAVLNLTGLDQVFSIESLGDTPPREPQKLGEQLPTTHPSVRSWMKRVIDIIGSLVGLVITAVLFIPIALAIQINDPGPIFFKQTRCGWMGKRFQIWKFRSMCVDAEAKKAQVKNQVEGAFFKNDNDPRITRVGRFLRRTSLDELPQFWNVLKGEMSLVGTRPPTPDEVERYEVPEWQRLDVKPGMTGEWQVNGRSTVRSFEDVIRLDLQYQKNWSLLYDLKLIFKTVAVLFNRNSGAV; encoded by the coding sequence ATGACTAGCCAACCCAAAGAGGTGGATTTTCCGGTTACTTCCCTAAACGACACGGCTATAGTGCAGATACCCGCACGGTTGAGCGTGCTTGAGGCTGTAACCTTTAAGCAAACCTGCCAAGAGTTAATCGAGGTAAATTCCCATCCCAAGCAAATAATTATTGACTTCCACCAAACTACTTTTATGGACAGTAGTGGTTTAGGTGCCCTCGTCAGTAATTTGAAAAGCGCTCAGGAAAAAGGAATCGCTTTTACACTGCAAAAGGTTACCCCTCAGGTAATGGCAGTGCTTAACCTCACAGGACTGGATCAGGTTTTTTCGATTGAGTCTCTTGGAGACACACCCCCAAGAGAACCCCAAAAGTTGGGTGAGCAGTTACCGACTACTCATCCAAGCGTGCGCTCTTGGATGAAACGGGTTATAGATATTATCGGGTCATTGGTAGGTTTAGTAATTACGGCAGTTTTATTTATTCCTATAGCGCTCGCGATTCAAATTAACGATCCCGGTCCGATTTTCTTTAAACAAACCCGCTGTGGTTGGATGGGTAAACGTTTTCAGATTTGGAAATTCCGGTCAATGTGTGTCGATGCAGAAGCAAAGAAAGCTCAAGTCAAAAATCAAGTCGAAGGTGCTTTCTTTAAGAATGATAACGACCCTAGAATTACACGGGTAGGGCGCTTTTTGCGGCGAACCAGTTTGGATGAACTCCCCCAATTTTGGAACGTCCTCAAAGGAGAAATGAGTTTAGTTGGCACCAGACCACCCACACCCGATGAGGTGGAACGCTATGAAGTACCGGAGTGGCAACGTTTGGATGTTAAACCCGGTATGACAGGAGAATGGCAAGTAAATGGGCGCTCTACTGTACGTAGTTTTGAGGATGTAATTCGCTTAGATTTGCAGTATCAAAAAAACTGGAGCTTACTGTACGATTTAAAACTGATTTTCAAAACAGTAGCCGTCCTGTTTAATAGAAATAGTGGTGCTGTTTAG
- a CDS encoding DUF5678 domain-containing protein produces MSKTPSQNESREMLIWLNQNRQMLLDLYKNQYVAYNANGLIAHSENLREVLDLAEASV; encoded by the coding sequence ATGAGTAAAACACCTTCCCAAAATGAAAGCCGCGAGATGCTGATTTGGCTGAACCAAAACCGCCAAATGTTGTTAGATTTATATAAAAATCAATATGTTGCTTACAATGCAAATGGCTTAATAGCTCATAGTGAAAACTTGCGTGAAGTTTTAGACTTAGCAGAGGCTTCAGTGTAG
- the yqeK gene encoding bis(5'-nucleosyl)-tetraphosphatase (symmetrical) YqeK, with amino-acid sequence MREQVLAWLAENVPPSRVNHILRVEQMATELAVHYQLEDVTKAAKAGLMHDLAKYFPPQKLLAIARKEGLEVDYVMEAAPHLLHADVSAIIARDTFGVEDEEVLQAIANHTLGRPGMSLLSCIVFVADTLEPGRGDTPELENLRAISRENIDRAVWKTSDYSLKFLIESSCLIHQRTIATRNWFLQKSRKQPQSVFLSAEVDGNFITPIINATS; translated from the coding sequence ATGCGCGAACAAGTCCTAGCCTGGTTAGCAGAAAATGTGCCTCCTTCTAGAGTCAACCATATTCTCAGAGTAGAGCAGATGGCAACCGAGCTAGCTGTTCATTATCAACTTGAAGATGTAACAAAAGCTGCAAAAGCCGGGTTGATGCACGATTTGGCAAAATACTTTCCGCCACAAAAACTCTTGGCAATCGCACGTAAAGAAGGTTTAGAAGTTGATTATGTGATGGAAGCCGCCCCCCATCTGTTACATGCAGACGTAAGTGCTATTATCGCTAGAGATACATTTGGCGTAGAAGATGAAGAAGTATTACAAGCGATCGCCAATCACACTTTAGGTAGACCAGGTATGAGTCTTTTAAGTTGTATCGTGTTTGTAGCAGATACTCTGGAACCAGGACGCGGCGATACCCCAGAATTAGAAAATCTACGAGCTATTAGCCGAGAAAATATAGACAGAGCTGTTTGGAAAACTAGCGATTATTCTTTAAAATTCTTAATCGAAAGTTCTTGCTTGATTCATCAGCGCACAATCGCCACCCGGAATTGGTTCTTGCAAAAATCACGCAAGCAACCACAATCAGTTTTTTTGTCAGCTGAGGTCGATGGTAACTTCATCACACCAATTATCAATGCAACTTCATAG